One Euphorbia lathyris chromosome 1, ddEupLath1.1, whole genome shotgun sequence DNA segment encodes these proteins:
- the LOC136210746 gene encoding bifunctional UDP-glucose 4-epimerase and UDP-xylose 4-epimerase 1 yields MMAEQTILVTGGAGFIGTHTVLQLLKEGFRVSIIDNLDNSVTEAVDRVRELVGPQLSQKLEFVLGDLRSKDDLDKLFSRTKFDAVIHFAGLKAVGESVANPRRYFDNNLIGTINLYEIMAKYNCKKMVFSSSATVYGQPEKIPCVEDFKLQAMNPYGRTKLFLEEIARDIQKAEPEWKIILLRYFNPVGAHESGKLGEDPKGIPNNLMPYIQQVAVGRLDVLNVYGHDYPTEDGTAVRDYIHVVDLADGHIAALQKLFTAENIGCVAYNLGTGRGTSVLQMVAAFEKASGKKIPVKMCPRRPGDATAVYASTEKAERELGWKAKYGVDEMCRDQWKWASNNPWGYQSKKA; encoded by the exons ATGATGGCTGAACAAACAATTCTGGTTACTGGTGGTGCTGGGTTTATTGGCACCCATACTGTACTTCAACTCCTGAAAGAGGGATTTAGGGTTTCAATCATAGATAATCTTGATAATTCTGTCACTGAAGCTGTTGATAGGGTCAGGGAACTGGTTGGTCCTCAGCTTTCTCAGAAACTTGAATTTGTTCTG GGTGATCTTAGGAGCAAGGATGATTTGGATAAACTGTTTTCTCGGACCAA ATTTGATGCTGTGATTCATTTTGCTGGGTTAAAGGCAGTAGGAGAGAGTGTTGCAAATCCTCGTCGTTATTTTGACAATAATTTGATTGGTACTATTAATCTGTATGAGATCATGGCAAAATACAATTGCAAGAAG ATGGTATTCTCATCATCTGCAACTGTATATGGGCAACCAGAAAAGATTCCATGCGTTGAAGACTTCAAGTTACAAGCAATGAACCCTTATGGGCGGACTAAG CTTTTCCTCGAAGAAATTGCTCGAGATATCCAAAAGGCGGAACCGGAATGGAAAATCATCTTACTAAGGTACTTCAATCCTGTAGGAGCTCATGAGAGTGGTAAACTTGGTGAAGATCCAAAGGGTATTCCAAACAATCTCATGCCTTACATCCAACAAGTTGCGGTTGGCAGATTGGACGTACTCAATGTATACGGCCATGATTATCCCACCGAAGATGGTACTGCG GTTAGAGACTACATCCACGTTGTTGACTTAGCAGATGGTCATATTGCTGCTCTTCAGAAACTTTTTACAGCTGAGAATATAG GTTGTGTAGCCTACAACTTGGGAACGGGACGCGGAACATCTGTGCTTCAAATGGTTGCTGCATTTGAAAAAGCTTCTGGCAAG AAAATTCCGGTGAAGATGTGTCCAAGAAGGCCTGGAGATGCTACTGCTGTGTATGCTTCAACAGAGAAAGCTGAGAGAGAACTTGGTTGGAA GGCAAAATATGGTGTAGATGAGATGTGCAGAGACCAGTGGAAATGGGCAAGCAACAATCCATGGGGGTACCAGTCCAAGAAGGCTTGA